A stretch of DNA from Deltaproteobacteria bacterium:
GCCTTTTTGCCGGAGTCGGAGGCAAAGCGTTCGATCAGGTAGATGTAAGTATTGCCGATGACATCCTCGGAAACCTTGCTGGGGCTCATGTCTAATTGAGGTTTATTGAAATCCTCCAGGAGTGTTTTCAGACGACGGTTTCGGTCCTTGGTTTTGCCGAGATTGGCCTCGCTGTTGAAGTCGATGTTTCGGAAAACCCCCTCCAATTTCATCTTGTTAGACTCTTCGATGATATCTAAAACAATATTGATCAGTTCTCCTATGTTCGCCGATGCACGTCGTTCATAAAGACTGTAATAATCAGCCAGAAACCGGTCTTCGACCTCTCCCGTCTTATGGTTCTTTAGTTCCGCAAAGGGCAGGACAAACCGCTCGCGTTCCAGCCGACGACGGATACGGGTATCATCATCCCCGTACTGTTGGCGATAATTCTCATAGTGGTCCTTCCAGACATCGGATATGTATTTTACAAACAGCATCACCAGAATATAATCCTTGTACTGCGCCGGATCGACAACGCCCCGGAAGGTATCGCAGG
This window harbors:
- a CDS encoding type I restriction-modification system subunit M N-terminal domain-containing protein, which encodes MNGKIEQKDINNAAWAACDTFRGVVDPAQYKDYILVMLFVKYISDVWKDHYENYRQQYGDDDTRIRRRLERERFVLPFAELKNHKTGEVEDRFLADYYSLYERRASANIGELINIVLDIIEESNKMKLEGVFRNIDFNSEANLGKTKDRNRRLKTLLEDFNKPQLDMSPSKVSEDVIGNTYIYLIERFASDSGKKA